One candidate division WOR-3 bacterium genomic window carries:
- a CDS encoding FAD-dependent oxidoreductase: MPEPRVGVFVCHCGTNIAGTVDVEQVCRLAGSLPDVVHAATAKYTCSESGQKQIQQAVAEYGLNRVVVAACSPRMHEPTFKACLEQCGLNPSLLEMVNIREGCSWVHLREPAKATAKAWDLVRMAVAKARLLEPLTERRFPIKQAAMVVGGGIAGIQAALDIADTGRKVYLVEQGPCLGGIMAQLNKTYPTMDCAI; encoded by the coding sequence ATGCCTGAGCCACGAGTCGGCGTCTTCGTCTGCCACTGCGGTACCAACATCGCCGGTACGGTTGATGTCGAACAGGTCTGCCGGCTTGCCGGTTCTCTGCCCGATGTCGTCCACGCGGCGACCGCAAAATACACTTGCTCTGAGTCCGGACAAAAGCAGATACAGCAGGCTGTTGCCGAGTACGGTCTGAACCGGGTCGTTGTTGCGGCCTGCTCCCCGCGGATGCACGAACCTACGTTCAAGGCCTGTCTTGAGCAATGCGGCCTCAACCCATCGCTCCTTGAGATGGTCAACATCCGCGAAGGCTGCTCCTGGGTCCATCTCCGGGAACCAGCAAAGGCTACTGCCAAAGCTTGGGACCTGGTTCGGATGGCGGTCGCTAAAGCGCGTCTGCTCGAACCGCTGACCGAACGCCGTTTCCCAATCAAACAGGCGGCAATGGTAGTTGGCGGCGGCATTGCCGGCATCCAGGCTGCGCTGGACATTGCCGACACCGGCCGGAAGGTGTACTTGGTTGAGCAGGGCCCGTGCCTCGGCGGCATCATGGCCCAGCTCAACAAGACCTACCCGACGATGGACTGCGCGATATGA